In Pseudofrankia saprophytica, one genomic interval encodes:
- a CDS encoding nuclear transport factor 2 family protein: MDLQALADKLEIQEQLARYARGVDTNDFDLWKSVFTPEAVIDYTSTSSTLPVGKRDEMAAWLERGLGQTPWKIHYVTNVEIDLDGDRAKVIAQFYNPMQLPGLAEPSFCGGYYFHDFVRTPDGWKSEKLTEKLVWFVNKPADVR; the protein is encoded by the coding sequence ATGGACCTGCAGGCGCTCGCCGACAAGCTCGAGATCCAGGAGCAGCTGGCGCGGTATGCCCGTGGCGTGGACACGAACGACTTCGACCTGTGGAAGTCGGTGTTCACCCCCGAGGCGGTCATCGACTACACGTCGACGTCGAGCACGCTGCCCGTCGGCAAGCGCGACGAGATGGCGGCCTGGCTCGAGCGGGGCCTCGGCCAGACACCCTGGAAGATCCACTACGTCACCAACGTGGAGATCGACCTCGACGGCGACCGCGCCAAGGTGATCGCCCAGTTCTACAACCCGATGCAGCTGCCCGGCCTGGCCGAGCCGAGCTTCTGCGGCGGCTACTACTTCCATGACTTCGTGCGCACGCCGGACGGCTGGAAGAGCGAGAAGCTCACCGAGAAGCTCGTCTGGTTCGTCAACAAGCCGGCCGACGTGCGCTGA
- a CDS encoding zinc-dependent alcohol dehydrogenase, which yields MKAVRSAGGAVSVIDVDLPPGEGDELLTMKSASICSSDLMYLRYGLSQVVGHELAGVRADGTPVIVEAVFGCGTCDQCQIGRYNLCPVHFTRALGANADGGMAEQFRAPSPRLVPVPDGLAVTDASLAEPAAVSWHALRLAGTGKDTSVAVVGAGALGLLAVAGARRLGAPEVTLDARHRHQAEAGERLGARIGADGRYDVVLDAAGTTESLARAIELVGPRGTVVSVAVHMGPVEIAWSTLFHLEARVIPSVGYCTHDDGAGGSVTELAEVAAMLAENPEIPKTLITHRFPLEDAAEAFRVAGDKTTGAIRVVVEL from the coding sequence ATGAAGGCTGTCCGTTCGGCGGGCGGCGCCGTGTCGGTCATCGACGTCGACCTACCGCCAGGCGAGGGCGACGAGCTGTTGACGATGAAGTCCGCGAGCATCTGCAGCTCGGACCTCATGTACCTCAGATACGGCCTGAGCCAGGTCGTCGGCCACGAGCTCGCCGGAGTCCGCGCCGACGGCACGCCGGTCATCGTCGAGGCGGTGTTCGGCTGCGGCACGTGCGACCAGTGCCAGATCGGCCGGTACAACCTCTGCCCAGTCCATTTCACCCGAGCGCTGGGCGCCAACGCCGACGGCGGCATGGCCGAGCAGTTCCGCGCCCCGAGCCCCCGGCTCGTGCCGGTCCCCGACGGGCTCGCCGTCACGGACGCCTCCCTCGCCGAGCCGGCCGCCGTCTCCTGGCACGCGCTGCGCCTCGCCGGCACCGGCAAGGACACCAGCGTGGCGGTCGTCGGCGCGGGCGCTCTCGGCCTGCTGGCCGTCGCCGGTGCCCGCAGGCTCGGCGCCCCCGAGGTCACGCTCGACGCGCGCCACCGCCACCAGGCCGAGGCGGGTGAGCGCCTGGGTGCGCGGATCGGCGCGGACGGCCGCTACGACGTCGTCCTCGACGCCGCCGGCACCACGGAGAGCCTCGCCCGCGCGATCGAGCTCGTCGGCCCGCGCGGAACCGTGGTCTCGGTCGCCGTCCACATGGGCCCGGTCGAGATCGCCTGGAGCACCCTGTTCCACCTGGAGGCCCGCGTCATCCCGTCCGTGGGCTACTGCACGCACGACGACGGCGCTGGCGGTAGCGTGACCGAGCTGGCGGAGGTCGCGGCAATGCTGGCGGAGAATCCCGAAATCCCCAAGACGCTGATCACGCACCGGTTTCCGCTCGAGGACGCCGCCGAGGCGTTCCGGGTGGCGGGCGACAAGACGACAGGCGCTATCCGAG
- a CDS encoding acyl-CoA dehydrogenase family protein, translating into MSTSAAAGAAKGTAAAAGESVEDFRARARVWIRANLRPLEVHEEVGILRVTRTDEEELAAAAREREVQRMLFDNGLAGICFPAEYGGLGLTVAHQRAFDEEIDGYEYPQRIQVPTLTPCAAVLLEFGTEEQKLAHIPAMLKGEEIWMQFLSEPSSGSDVAAALTSAVRDGDDWLLNGSKIWTTGAWWSDWALCLARTNWDVPKHRGLTVFILPLTAQGVDVQRIEMLNGLKEFCQEFMTDVRVPDSDRIGAVDDGWTIGTRWMFHERMASNSPYVTSPGTSAHHRIGPDWLLDIARDAGRLEDPVVRDLIGESRVLDLVGSALQPRLAVGMTTGKLSDQSAAIARLFAGVTATQHMTNAFDIVGDRGAAWVESDGAVFDVGQDFLMRQTATIGGGTTEMARNVISERVLGMPREAALDRGLAFRDVPRGARNS; encoded by the coding sequence GTGAGCACGTCCGCCGCCGCAGGCGCGGCCAAAGGCACAGCCGCAGCCGCAGGCGAGAGCGTCGAAGACTTCCGGGCCAGGGCGCGCGTCTGGATCCGTGCCAACCTGCGGCCGCTGGAGGTGCACGAGGAGGTCGGCATTCTGCGGGTGACGCGGACCGACGAGGAGGAGCTGGCCGCCGCCGCCCGGGAGCGGGAGGTGCAGCGGATGCTCTTCGACAACGGCCTCGCTGGCATCTGCTTCCCGGCCGAGTACGGCGGGCTGGGCCTCACCGTCGCCCATCAGCGGGCGTTCGACGAGGAGATCGACGGCTATGAGTACCCGCAGCGCATCCAGGTGCCGACGCTGACGCCGTGCGCGGCGGTGCTGCTGGAGTTCGGCACCGAGGAGCAGAAGCTCGCCCACATCCCCGCCATGCTGAAGGGCGAGGAGATCTGGATGCAGTTCCTGTCCGAGCCGTCCAGCGGCTCGGACGTGGCGGCGGCGCTCACCTCCGCGGTCCGCGACGGCGACGACTGGCTGCTCAACGGCTCGAAGATCTGGACGACCGGCGCCTGGTGGTCCGACTGGGCCCTGTGCCTGGCCCGGACGAACTGGGACGTCCCCAAGCACCGCGGCCTCACGGTCTTCATCCTGCCGCTCACCGCCCAGGGCGTCGACGTGCAGCGGATCGAGATGCTCAACGGGCTGAAGGAGTTCTGCCAGGAGTTCATGACCGACGTCCGGGTGCCCGACTCCGACCGCATCGGAGCCGTCGACGACGGCTGGACGATCGGCACCCGCTGGATGTTCCACGAGCGGATGGCCAGCAACTCGCCGTACGTCACCAGCCCCGGCACGAGCGCGCACCACCGGATCGGGCCCGACTGGCTGCTCGACATCGCCCGCGACGCCGGCCGGCTCGAGGACCCGGTGGTGCGGGACCTGATCGGCGAGAGCCGGGTGCTGGACCTGGTCGGGAGCGCGCTGCAGCCGCGGCTCGCCGTCGGCATGACGACCGGCAAGCTGTCGGACCAGTCGGCGGCGATCGCGCGGCTGTTCGCCGGCGTCACCGCGACCCAGCACATGACCAACGCGTTCGACATCGTCGGCGACCGGGGCGCGGCCTGGGTGGAGAGTGACGGCGCCGTGTTCGACGTTGGCCAGGACTTCCTGATGCGCCAGACCGCGACGATCGGCGGCGGCACCACCGAGATGGCCCGCAACGTCATCAGCGAGCGGGTTCTCGGCATGCCCCGCGAGGCCGCGCTCGACCGGGGCCTGGCGTTCCGCGACGTCCCCCGCGGCGCCCGCAACAGCTGA
- a CDS encoding SDR family NAD(P)-dependent oxidoreductase, with amino-acid sequence MTGRFDGKVTLITGAGSGMGRAITIRLASEGASVLAVDIDEGSLAETKGLASGTVSVRVVDVADPAACAEAVAAAVSEFGRLDVLGNVAGIYRPAHTTETSVELYRRTLAVNLDGPFFLSQAAIPHLLAAGGTIINIASNAGVQGVPYSAAYAASKGGLIQLTKSLAVEFIKTPLRVNAIAPAGTLTNIARTVTFPEDRDPDLARRMAGYRGVAMPEEIAALFAFLASGEAKSITGAVYAVDNGLTVS; translated from the coding sequence ATGACGGGACGGTTCGACGGCAAGGTGACGCTCATCACCGGCGCTGGGTCCGGCATGGGCCGCGCCATCACCATCCGGCTGGCGAGCGAGGGCGCGTCGGTGCTCGCGGTCGACATCGACGAGGGCTCACTGGCCGAGACCAAGGGGTTGGCGAGCGGGACGGTGTCGGTCCGGGTCGTCGACGTCGCGGACCCGGCCGCGTGCGCCGAGGCGGTGGCGGCGGCGGTGTCGGAGTTCGGGCGCCTCGACGTACTGGGCAACGTCGCCGGGATCTACCGCCCGGCGCACACCACCGAGACGTCGGTCGAGCTGTACCGGCGGACGCTGGCGGTGAACCTCGACGGCCCGTTCTTCCTGTCGCAGGCCGCGATCCCGCACCTGCTGGCGGCCGGCGGCACGATCATCAACATCGCGTCCAACGCCGGGGTCCAGGGCGTTCCCTACTCGGCGGCCTACGCCGCGAGCAAGGGCGGCCTCATCCAGCTGACGAAGTCGCTCGCGGTCGAGTTCATCAAGACGCCGCTGCGGGTGAACGCGATCGCGCCGGCCGGCACCCTGACCAACATCGCCAGAACCGTGACGTTCCCCGAGGACCGGGACCCGGACCTCGCCCGCCGGATGGCCGGCTACCGCGGCGTCGCCATGCCCGAGGAGATCGCGGCGCTGTTCGCCTTCCTCGCGTCGGGCGAGGCGAAGTCGATCACCGGCGCCGTCTACGCCGTCGACAACGGCCTGACCGTCAGCTGA
- a CDS encoding acyl-CoA dehydrogenase family protein, which produces MLLELTPDQEVFREATARFLTDRVPPDVIRRLRDDPAGFSADYWSAGAELGWTSLLVSEEQGGGSISGGPLVDLSILAHEFGARAAPGPLAAANVVALALSTWGGDAHAETLDAVLSGASLATCALGEPGVPGEPAGVTVQVRADGGDVVLDGTARPVESAARAAHILVTARVAGTAGFAQVLVPADATGMTVTPMRSADLTRRFGVVQFEGVRLPAAAVVGEFGEVGEQVERQFQAVLALSCAESVGAMQTAFDLAVRWAFERYSFGRPLASYQELKHRFADMKTWLEASHAITDRATAAIDAGAPEAAELVSAAKAYIGDYGAELVQDCVQIHGGIGLTFEHDLHFYLRRVTLNRALHGNPASHRARVTGIFENLKELA; this is translated from the coding sequence ATGCTGCTGGAGCTGACCCCTGACCAGGAGGTCTTCCGGGAGGCGACCGCGCGCTTCCTGACCGACCGGGTGCCCCCGGACGTGATCCGCCGGCTGCGTGACGATCCGGCCGGCTTCTCGGCGGACTACTGGAGCGCCGGGGCGGAGCTCGGCTGGACCTCCCTGCTCGTCAGCGAGGAGCAGGGCGGCGGCTCGATCAGCGGCGGACCGCTCGTCGACCTGTCCATCCTCGCCCACGAGTTCGGCGCCCGTGCCGCCCCCGGGCCGCTCGCCGCGGCCAACGTCGTCGCGCTCGCGCTGTCGACCTGGGGCGGCGACGCGCACGCGGAGACGCTGGACGCTGTCCTGTCCGGCGCGTCGCTGGCCACCTGCGCGCTCGGCGAGCCCGGGGTGCCCGGCGAGCCGGCTGGCGTGACGGTCCAGGTCCGCGCCGACGGCGGCGACGTCGTCCTCGACGGCACCGCCCGCCCGGTCGAGTCGGCCGCGCGGGCCGCCCACATCCTCGTCACCGCGCGGGTCGCCGGCACCGCCGGCTTCGCCCAGGTGCTGGTACCGGCCGACGCCACCGGGATGACCGTCACCCCGATGCGCTCCGCCGATCTCACCCGCCGGTTCGGGGTCGTCCAGTTCGAGGGGGTCCGGCTGCCCGCCGCGGCTGTCGTCGGTGAGTTCGGCGAGGTCGGCGAGCAGGTCGAGCGCCAGTTCCAGGCCGTCCTGGCGCTGAGCTGCGCGGAGAGCGTCGGCGCGATGCAGACCGCGTTCGACCTGGCCGTGCGGTGGGCGTTCGAGCGGTACTCGTTCGGCCGGCCGCTCGCGTCCTACCAGGAACTCAAGCACCGGTTCGCCGACATGAAGACGTGGCTGGAGGCGTCGCACGCGATCACCGACCGGGCGACGGCCGCGATCGACGCCGGCGCGCCCGAGGCGGCCGAGCTGGTCAGCGCCGCGAAGGCCTACATCGGCGACTACGGCGCCGAGCTGGTCCAGGACTGCGTCCAGATCCATGGCGGTATCGGCCTGACCTTCGAGCACGACCTGCACTTCTATCTGCGCCGGGTCACGCTGAACCGCGCGCTGCACGGCAACCCGGCGAGCCACCGGGCCCGCGTCACCGGCATCTTCGAGAACCTCAAGGAGCTCGCGTGA
- a CDS encoding MFS transporter — translation MSASKTTGTAPASVAGRTARANTLVAVLAAAGTAMSLMQTLMVPLIPKLPTLLHTSSSNAFWAITATLLVGAIANPLFGRLGDLFGKRRLLLIALGTQTVGALICALSSSIVPMVVGRGLQGIGFATIPLGVSILRDLLPPKRMVSAMAIMSSSLGVGGALGLPIGAVVAQNADWHVLFWGSAVIGLLLGALVAVLVPESPVRGVGGFDVPGTVLLSVGLVGVLLAVSKGGDWGWASLTTLGLLAGGVVVLLAWGAFELRVDSPLIDLRTMSRRPVLLTNIASVALGFGMYAQSLIAPQLMQLPKATGYGLGQSLLATGLWMAPAGLAMMVVSPFAGRLISGRGPRVALAAGAVVVAAGYVLALPLMGSPAGVLAFCAVISAGVGLSYAAMPTLIMRSVPAEEGAAANGLNTLMRSIGTSGASAVLGTVMSSMTTTVGSAVLPSESGLRVGLLIGGGAALASCVIALALPRRIADAPAPAVPAVPAQVVPAPGVSAMPAPRVASERTAAEQVAAVTAID, via the coding sequence ATGAGCGCCAGCAAGACCACCGGCACCGCCCCGGCCAGCGTGGCGGGTCGCACGGCGCGGGCGAACACCCTCGTCGCGGTCCTCGCGGCCGCGGGCACCGCGATGTCGCTGATGCAGACGCTGATGGTGCCGCTGATCCCGAAGCTGCCGACGCTGCTGCACACCTCGTCCTCCAACGCCTTCTGGGCGATCACCGCCACCCTGCTCGTCGGGGCGATCGCCAACCCGCTGTTCGGCCGCCTCGGCGACCTGTTCGGCAAGCGGCGGCTGTTGCTGATCGCCCTGGGCACCCAGACCGTGGGCGCGCTGATCTGCGCGCTGAGCTCGTCGATCGTGCCGATGGTCGTGGGCCGCGGGCTGCAGGGCATCGGCTTCGCCACCATCCCGCTCGGCGTGAGCATCCTGCGCGACCTGCTGCCGCCCAAGCGGATGGTCTCCGCGATGGCGATCATGAGCTCCTCGCTCGGCGTCGGCGGCGCGCTCGGCCTGCCGATCGGCGCGGTGGTCGCCCAGAACGCCGACTGGCACGTGCTGTTCTGGGGCTCCGCCGTGATCGGCCTGCTGCTGGGCGCCCTCGTCGCCGTCCTGGTCCCCGAGTCGCCGGTGCGCGGCGTCGGTGGCTTCGACGTGCCGGGCACGGTCCTGCTGTCGGTCGGTCTGGTCGGCGTGCTGCTCGCCGTGTCGAAGGGCGGCGACTGGGGCTGGGCGAGCCTCACCACGCTGGGCCTGCTCGCCGGTGGCGTCGTCGTCCTGCTCGCCTGGGGCGCGTTCGAGCTGCGCGTCGACAGCCCGCTGATCGACCTGCGCACCATGAGCCGGCGCCCCGTGCTGCTCACCAACATCGCTTCCGTGGCGCTGGGCTTCGGGATGTACGCGCAGTCGCTGATCGCTCCGCAGCTGATGCAGCTGCCGAAGGCCACGGGCTACGGCCTCGGCCAGTCGCTGCTCGCCACCGGACTGTGGATGGCGCCGGCGGGCCTCGCGATGATGGTCGTCTCGCCGTTCGCCGGTCGGCTGATCTCCGGGCGCGGCCCGCGGGTCGCCCTGGCCGCCGGCGCCGTCGTCGTGGCCGCCGGCTACGTGCTCGCGCTCCCGCTGATGGGCAGCCCCGCCGGGGTGCTCGCGTTCTGCGCCGTGATCAGCGCCGGCGTCGGCCTCTCGTACGCGGCGATGCCCACCCTGATCATGCGGTCGGTGCCGGCCGAGGAGGGCGCGGCCGCGAACGGCCTGAACACGCTGATGCGCTCGATCGGCACCTCCGGCGCGAGCGCGGTGCTTGGCACGGTGATGTCGAGCATGACGACCACGGTCGGCTCGGCGGTTCTCCCGTCGGAGAGCGGCCTGCGGGTCGGCCTGCTGATCGGTGGCGGGGCGGCGCTGGCGAGCTGCGTCATCGCCCTCGCCCTCCCGCGCAGGATCGCGGACGCCCCGGCCCCGGCTGTCCCGGCTGTCCCGGCTCAGGTTGTCCCGGCCCCGGGCGTCTCGGCCATGCCCGCGCCGCGGGTCGCGTCCGAGCGGACGGCCGCGGAGCAGGTCGCGGCGGTCACCGCGATCGACTAA
- a CDS encoding TetR/AcrR family transcriptional regulator, with product MTQNADRLLAVTPGSPPSEAPGGTPAATPGDPSVAAPGIQSQPAGDVAARTAARTLAARTAGYTNEVRRLLDAGLEVIRRNGISSRPRVADIVAEAGLSNDAFYRHFPSKDALVTALIEDGSERLASYTAHQMSKEPTPAGQVRRWVEAVLGQARGEVAASTLAVMWNGSSTRNATPGLHPAAGSMSVLLRAPFAALGSGHPEPDATLAAFAVFGALSDFLWRRNEPTDAEIDQVTAFCLRAAQPPIPQPSQGAHS from the coding sequence ATGACGCAGAACGCAGATCGGCTCCTGGCGGTGACGCCGGGTTCCCCGCCTTCCGAGGCGCCGGGCGGCACGCCCGCGGCGACACCGGGCGACCCGTCCGTGGCGGCACCGGGTATCCAGTCCCAGCCGGCCGGCGACGTCGCCGCCCGCACGGCGGCGCGCACGCTCGCCGCGCGCACCGCCGGCTACACGAACGAGGTGCGCCGGCTGCTCGACGCCGGTTTAGAGGTGATCCGGCGCAACGGCATCTCATCACGCCCCCGGGTCGCCGACATCGTCGCCGAGGCGGGACTGTCCAACGACGCGTTCTACCGCCACTTCCCGTCCAAGGACGCGCTGGTCACCGCGCTGATCGAGGACGGGAGCGAGCGGCTGGCCAGCTACACCGCCCACCAGATGAGCAAGGAGCCGACGCCCGCGGGCCAGGTGCGCCGCTGGGTGGAGGCCGTGCTCGGGCAGGCCAGGGGCGAGGTGGCCGCGTCGACGCTGGCCGTGATGTGGAACGGGAGCAGCACCAGGAACGCCACTCCCGGCCTCCACCCGGCCGCCGGGTCGATGTCGGTGCTGCTGCGCGCGCCGTTCGCCGCGCTGGGCAGCGGGCACCCCGAGCCGGACGCGACGCTGGCCGCGTTCGCCGTCTTCGGCGCGTTGTCGGACTTCCTGTGGCGACGGAACGAACCCACCGACGCCGAGATCGACCAGGTCACCGCCTTCTGCCTGCGGGCGGCCCAACCACCGATTCCCCAGCCCAGTCAGGGAGCGCACTCATGA